The window TGCAATAACACAAGGAGATGTAACGAACTTCTTCCAGTGTTTGCGCTTTGATCCAAAGTTGGTTGCTGCAGAGCACAAGTCTAGCCGACAAGGGGACTTGAAAAGACTTGTGAGCGTCGCTCTTAGCATTTCACCTGATGAATCTCCATCTGCTTCAGTAAAAGGAAAGTTGCTACCATCTCCTATTCCGGAGGAAATAAAACGAGTTAAGGCTGGTCTGCGTGAAAGCTCTATTAAGGCCAGGTATATTTGTGTATATTTTGCAGTTTGGTTTGTAGTTGTAACTTTCAACTACTGCATAACATCAAATAATTTTACAGGGAACGTGTAAAAACTTTCAATGAAGCCTTATCTGCGTTCAACAAGGTTTTCCCAAGCGTACCATCTAAGAAGAGATCAAGAACAGAAGGCTTTTCTAGTGAACGTTCTAGTTCAGTGTTATCGAGTGATCGGTCAGTCCTGGGGACAAATATGGGCAAGATTGGTATTCAGAGTCATACTGTCACAGGTGGTTTCGAACTTGAGCAGCAAAAGTCTGAAGAAAGGACTAAGAACTCTATCCCGAACAAACGCACTCGTACTTCTTTGGTGGATATGAGGGTTTGTATTTTGGAAAAATTCTGCTACATTTGCTTTCTTCACTCGCCTTGTtcatataataataattataatagtaaTAATATCTTGAGTACTGTAATGAATGTTTTGTTTAGAATTAGCTTCTAGGAACCGTTGTAGTTGTGGTTCTGGCTAAACTGCATTTTGGCTAAAGATTCCTTAGAAATCATCGTAAACTGTTTTGATTATTGTATTTTGCTACTGGGTTTCTGGGCTTATTCGGATGGTTAACCTTGATCTAATATGGAACTTCTTCCACTTAAATATCACTTTGAAATGTCATGCATGGGAAGATTTCTTTACTTGAATGAGTGGGGACATGGTATTGAAAGGTagtttgtttttgtgcattttagtAGGTTTTGATATGTAGTCTTCTTCTTTATCATTTTTCTCGGAATTGTAGTGCATACATGATTGCATATAATTATGATTATGCATGCTAGTTTAGCACTGTTTTATTGTTCTGAAGCTGTGGACTGTGTTGCACATTGCATTGGTTATGTGTGCTTTTAACCATGTGCATCCCACCTGGTAATCCATGCAAGTTTGATTGATAATGTCTGTTGTGATCTTTAAGTTCCACTATTAGTATTTGCTGCATTGTAACTCCTCTAAGGGAAGACTGACATAAGTATGATAACTGTAGATGGATGTGCGGAGTACTTCTCTTGTGCGGCCATCTGTGATTGTAGACAGGGATAGGGAAATGCTGAGGCTTGCAAGTAGTGGTGCAGTTCAGGGAGAggatcgaaatttatctaatAGTGTTGATGGCTGGGAAAAgtcaaaaatgaagaagaagcgtTCCGGGATAAAGCCAGATGCTTCTCCAAGTATGGTATCCAGTAAACCAATTGATGGCTACCGTGAAACTAAACAAGGAATGCAGCAGAGGCCTGTGAATGATGTGCGTTCAAGGTCAAATAATGACTCCCATGGGTTTAGGTATGACTTCTTAATTAACAATTTGCTCTTCGCATAAGGACAGACTGCCTAAAATATTGTATCCCTTCATGTTTTAGGTTAATTTGATGGGCATTTTCGCAgtatttagatttttatttctaaaaggAACTTGGAACAAGTAATTCCTTTTAGGTCAACTTACTGGTAAAAATGTCTCAGTGATTTTCAATGCTAACAAACTTATGCTTATTGTTTATATACTTCCACTGAGGATCCATAGAGGATGTAATAGCTCTTTAAACGTTGTGCAAGTTATTGTTTGTCACCATTCAATCACCATTTCTGTATTGAAGTTGCACAACATATGTAGAATTTAAAAGTGCCAAGGTTGTATTATGCAACTAATGGTTATGCAAATATCAGGTTTAATTTTACACTTTTTTATTTCCACTATCTCTATTTGGATATTGATGATAAGTGAGAACTTGTAGACACAACTTGACAGCACCCTCCAAAGTTGTAAAAGGGTTGGATGAATCAGAAAAAAAATGACACCTAATTGTATggttaagttgtttttgttccCATATGTAAAATGCATACTATTTCTTCCTTTTCATGTTTCCATTTGAGTTGTATTGTCCAATTATTTATGGAAAACGTGTTAATATTTTTCGGTCAAATgaggaaaaaaatattagtgCGTGATATGAAAATACTCACAATTCTCTGAATCTGAAAAACCGTGTTTAGAAATTCTGGGAAAATTATGCCTTTTATCTGATGATAAAAAGGGCGATGTGCTTGGTGTTAACAATTGCCCGAAGGATATCTGTATCATTGTGGAGTCCTTTGTCTACCAGTAGTGATTGTTTAGACTTCTGCCATTATTGACGAGAATGAACCCCATGATTGGAGCTGGAATGGATAACCCAGGACTCTCTTCTGGGCTTTCACCTCATAGTACAGAGAGCAAAAGGTTTTTTCTATCATATGAAAACTTTTTCTAAATTGGGTGACTCGAAGGATCAATCTTCTTGTTGTTGACATGTTATTTCATTGAAATTTtgcatatttattttatgttgatGATTGCTTTTTGTGATATACTACCTGAGAGGAAATGCTAACACCTTGTATTTTTATAGGCCAGGAGTCACTAATGGAGCTGTTGGAGTCGGAAAGTCAGACGGAATCTTGCAACCAACTGGCTTGGGCTTTCGTTCATCCATCCCTAAGACTGAACCAGACAACCCTTCCCTTATCACTGATAAGAGAGATCGCCCTATTGGTACAGATAAGGAAAGGGCGAACCACAGAGCTGTTAATAAGTAAGCATATCATCCATAGTATTTTCTTATGTGGTTATCTTTTGGAGTGGTGTTCCGGTGGTTGTTAAGGGCCTTAAACTGCTTATTGATCTATACCTCAGTTCCTCCTATTTATTTACTAATTTGTGTTTTTTCCTCTATAAGACTGTGTTGATGTCTTTCTTTTATGCTGTATTTCTTTCAGGGCAAGTGTCCGTGATGATTTCAATTCAGCGAGTCCTACCTCAAGCACAAAGATGAATGCTTCTGTTCGGGCTCCACGATCAGGCTCAGGTGTGGCACCCAAGTTGTCCCCAGTTGTTAATCGAGCAAATGTTCCTAATGATTGGGAAATTTCTCATTGTACGAACAAGCCCCCTACTGCCGTCGGAGCTAACAATCGCAAACGCATGTCATCAGCACGATCTTCATCTCCACCTGTTGCTCAATGGGCTGGCCAGAGACCACAAAAGATCTCCCGTACTGCAAGGCGATCAAATTTTGTTCCTATTGTTTCAAGTAATGAGGAAACCACTCCTATGGATAGTCCATGTGATGTTACTGGTAGTGACATTGGGCTGGGATTTACCAAACGCCTGCCTGGAAGTTCTACTCAGCAGGTTAAGTTAAAAGCTGATCCTTTGTCTTCTGCTGCACTATCCGAAAGCGAGGAGTCGGGAGCTGCCGAGATTAAATCCAGAGATAAAGGCAAAAAGACTGATGAGATAGATGAGAAAGTTGGACAGAATGTTCAAAAGGTGTCCACTGTGGTCTTGCCATCAAGAAAGAATAAGCTGGTTACTGGGGAAGACCTTGGAGATGGTGTTCGGAGGCAAGGGAGGACAGGGCGAGGTTTTGGTTCCACAAGGGCTCTCATGCCAATGATGGTTGAGAAGGTTGGAAATGTTGGAACAGCAAAACAGCTAAGAAGTTCCAGACTTGGTTTTGACAAGAGTGAAAGGTTTAAATATTGTACTTCTGTATACTTTTCTGACTGTCAAATGATATCCTGTTTATTCTGAACAGTTAGTATTTGGGATTGACTCATATTTAAATATAACTTGTTACACAGCAAGGCAGGCCGACCGCCAACTAGGAGACTCTCTGATCGAAAGCCCTATACACGTCAAAAGCACACAGCAATCAATGCAGCAGCAGATTTTGTCGGTAGGGAaactttttaatttctgaagGAATAACTTTTTGACCTTATCTTTGTGTACTTTAGTGTTTTTTGTTCCTTATTCACTCTAGTTTGAATTTCCTAAGTTGGATCAGGTGATGGACATGAAGAGCTTTTGGCTGCCGCAAATGCTGTAGTTAATTCTGGTGCCTTTCTCATTGATAACTTTTGTTTTTATCCTATTCCAACATTAAATTTTTGTTGAATTAATAGTTCTATTATTGCTGCAGCTCATTGCTTCTCCAGTGAATTCTGGACGCAAATGGAGCCATATTTTAGTTTGCTATCTGATGCCGACATAGCTTTCCTGAAGCAACAGGTGATAGCCTGCTTTAATTAGGGGGGACAAAGGAATATATGTTattattttcttgaaaaatGATGTCACTGTCATTTCACCGAAATGTTTTACTTGGCATTTATATTCAAGAGTCAGCAATCCCCATCTCTGCTATGGATAATGAGgacttctaattttttattgatttaccAGGGCAACATTGAATCTTATGTGACAACTCCAGCTCAAGTTCCTTCTAGTGTAGATGGTAGCACTACTGTTGCTAATGCGCATGAAAGAGTTGAATGTGAACCAAGGAGAGGTGACTTTTGTCCAGAACAATTTGTGCCAGGAACTGGAGATCATGCTGCAATTCCCCTCTGCCAGACACTCTTAGCAGCGTTGATTGCAGAGGAGGATTCTAGCAGTGTAAATGAAGACCTTACATTTGATTCATATGGAGTTGATTTCAATCTGGGTGCAGAGGTGGAATCCAATGGTTTGGATTATCAATCACAAGATAACATTCAGTTTGCTGGGCATACTGCTTTTAATGGTTATAGGATTACTGGGAGACCAGGATATGATGAGCCAGAAGGTGTAGTGGGCATCCCAAGCAAAGCAATCAATTCGGACTTTGGTCATTCGCGAAATGGTTTCCTTTCAGACCCAGCAGTGATGCCTGGACTTTCCTGTTCAGAATTTCAGTATGGTAACATGTCGTTTGATGAAAAACTTCTCTTGGAGGTTCAAAGTGTTGGAATTTTTCCAGAACTAGAGGTATGCTTCTAGAAGACACTAATTTtactttctttggttttacTTGACGTATCATAACAAGCTTTTCCttttgaagctttttttttatttttttttatttttttttcccccttttcCTTCTGCTGCTGGGCTTAGAAGTGCATCGCTCCTTTTATGCTTAAATGTTTcagaattatatattttatcctgTAATATGGGTTGTTAATTATACATGTTTTTGCATAATATTTGTTAAGCCTGATATGACACAGACGGAGGATGAAGGAATTGATGAGGAAATCAGGAAACTAGAGGAGAAGCACCGTGAACAGGTATTTTCATATATAGAACGACtctgtattataatgaattgtGGAAGGGATATGGATAGGAGGAGCTTAAAGAAATTAATCGTTTTGGATGTATTGGAACAGTTTTTAGTTGCTGCACATTTGATTTTGTTATGAACTCTGTTGTTAAGGTTTccatttaatgtttttttttttttcctatgtaCCAGATCTCCAAGAAGAAAGGTTTGCTGGATAGACTGATGAGGTCTGCCTCCATAGCAGAAGAATTCCGAGAAAAGTAATTAATCCTTTATCCTGTGGTAATTTTGCTTAACGTTCTGTTCATAATGATATAATGATTCAATTTGGTTTCATATAGGGAGCTTGAACAGCGTGCCCTTGACAAACTTGTTGGAATGGCTTACGAAAAGTATATGGTAATTTCTTTGACCTTTCATCGTCATATTTTCTTGCCATGCAATTACTCCTTGTAAGGTTTTCGGGATGCAAATTTAGGTGTAGTAACTGAGGCCTAGAGCTGTAACGTCTAACTTATCCATAAGATCCATAAAAATAAAGACTGTTTCTTTGGATGGCCCTCTACTGCCCTTTACCGTCAAAGCTCTTGCGTGATGTCTTTTAGTTCTTATTAGTATCGGATGTAGCTCTGATTTATTTGTCAAAGTTCTGGCTTGCTTTctttaacatatatatttttgtgatAGAATTCTTGGGGTCCTAATGCTACTGGTGGGAAAAGCTCCAGTAATAAAATGGCCAAGCAAGCTTCCTTAGCATTTGTTAAGCGGACATTAGACCGATGTCGTGAATttgaaaagacagggaaaagcTGTTTCAGTGAACCCTTATATAGGGATATACTTCTTTCTGGCACGGGACAAGCAGAGGCTATTGCAGAGGGTGGTAATGCCTCCAGAGTTTCCGGTATTTCTTCTTGTGCCTCTGAATTAATATTTGTGAATGTGCTTTCTGTTCCATTATCTTCCGATGCATTTTCTTCTATTACTTGTGTAATCAATTGCATAAAGGGATGAAGTACTCTGCACTCTGGATATTTTCGATGCATTTTCTTCTATTACTTGTGTAATCAATTGATTAAAGGGATGGACTCTGCACTCTGgatattttcttccatttctttttcattctctATTGATTGAAGTGTCATttcttatttatatgttattgtcTCTTCTGCAGCTTCCATGGGTTCCCAGCCAAGCCATTCACAGTTTAGTCAGAATGCGGATAATCTTAGTGTCATCTCTTCAGATGTGCTTCAACCTTTAAATAACTTAAGTGAACAAAATGCTGGTATAGAAGAGACGTGGTCCAACAGGGTCAAGAAGAGGGAATTATCACTTGATGCCGTAGGGAATAATATTGGAACTGCAAATGCTGCATCGGGTATGGGAGGTTCTTTAACGAGCAGTGCAAAAGGAAAGAGGAGTGAGAGGGATAGAGACGGAAAAGGGCACAACAGAGAGGTGCAGTCTAGAAATGGAACTACAAAAAGTGGTCGGCCAGCGGTATCTAATGTCAAGGGGGAAAGAAAGTCAAAGACGAAGCCTAAGCAGAAAACTCAACTATCTATTTCAGTGAATGGCCTCCTTGGCAAGCCATCAGGGCAACCTAAACCAGCATTGCCATCTGGATCAAAGTCAGGTGAAATGACTACCAGTAACAATGCCAAGGATAAGGATGAGTTTTCCATGGATGTAATGGAGGACCCCATTGACCTGTCTCACCTGCAATTACCGGGAATGGATGTATTAGGTGGCCCTGACGATATTGATGGCCAAGGACAGGATTTGGGTTCGTGGTTGAATATCGATGATGACAATTTACAAGATCATGATTTTATGGGTCTTGAAATTCCAATGGACGACCTCTCAGACTTAAATATGATGGTTTGAAGTTTTCTCTGTATAGTCTTGTTCATTATACTATTgacaaatgaaacaaaattacTGTTTCAAGAAATGACCAGTGATAAGAATAGTCATTGGACTATCCACAGTCCCCGCTACACATGCATAGTCGTTTGGCTATCGGTCCACAGTTAGGTTATATAGATTCTTTTGTAGGCTCCTGCACAAGTTTAATTTTGAGTGAACCTTTCGGATGTTGGATTTTGCTCTTGTATTAAGTTGGTGTCTTCGACTGTAAAGATCTTTTTGTTCAAGGCACCAGTTAGTATGGCTTAGTGATTATATCTTAGCGAACAGTGTATCCTGCCTGTAGCGTTTAGAAATCAGAGAACAACGCCCTCTTGTAcatacattttatattcctaataAAATCAGCTCTTAATTTAATGTATTATTCTCTAGCTGTCAAACTCATTATTTGAGGTTTGGCCTTCTGTATCTCTATAGGTTTATGATTGTTCTACAGATATCTTCGGAGAATGCCCCTTTGAGGTTCCGGTCTTCTCCAACTCAGTTTCCGGCACACTTTATTAGTTTTGGTGAGTATACCGACAAGCCTTACTGATGGTATACAAGTTTCCTTCCCCATTTTTGTAATGCTTCTAATCAGACATCATTTTCTGTAGATTTCAATTTAGTAGACTGGGTGTACCTTTTTGATATGATGTACTGTACCTGGAGATATGCTCAGATGAACTTCAAGATAAGTGCTCTTGTGGACCTTGATTTCAGACAGCTGAGGTAAGTCCCTACTCCTAAGGTTTCTTTGCTTTTGCACCGCATTGGTGCTCATGTTGCTCGAGGTTTATTGCTTTATCATCGCAAATATGATGTTTGGCTCACTCCTTCAGGCTTGTGTTATGTCCTGCGCTTACTTGATTCTGGTTTTATTtagtttgaactttgaaacttgaaatgtgtttataccttgtgtttacttcattcccTATACATTCACTTATTGCGAGTGAATTTAAGAATtccaaacccaaatttaatGTTTAATCGTCTCCCAGTGCTTCCATTATCCAATTTTCTTGGTGTTTCGTTGATGTAGATAGTAATGATTGTGTTGGAAGAGGAATGGTAGAAACTTTTAACAAGATTtgagcattttttttatttcagacGTTGTTCTCGGGTTTGAATCTGGTAGTGTCTCTGTTTCCTGAATCATGTTGATTTGTGGCCTAATCTGCAGTTCTAAAGTAGATGGTTTTCTAGGCGACGCTTCATACGCGTTGCTTGTGTTTCGGCCTCCAAAAGTATGTTAGTTTAGCAGTTTCATAACCATGGTGTATTCTACAGTCGGGAACCTTTGATTTATACTGTTTCAGTTGTTGAAGGGACTTCATCGAATTCTGATTTCGTCAACCCTATCATTCTATCCGAAAATTGGAAGTTTTACTTGTATGCATATGGCCAGGTTTTCAGATATCAGAAAGGTGACATGGGGTGGAGATGAAGCACTAATGTTTCTTCCAGCCATGTTCTTCCCCGTTGGGTCCATTGGCCGATTACATTTGGCATCGGGCCTTGGCGGGGAAGGTGTTGTCACTATGATAACAGTAAATTGCGTATTCTATGTGAGCATAACACTTGGGGCacgtttactaatccgtaatcaaattgagaggaattgaattgaggaagaATTGAAATGAGGTGGAATCAAAATCGGATtcctgttgaagttgtttactaaaactgtGGAATCGGAGTAGGAATGATGTTGAGtctatataagttgtttactaattcacttcaatcggaatgaaaactcggttgattactatattgcccttacataaataaattattttcacactaattaatttaattaaattcttaattaaatttacataataaattcatctatataaaaatatataaataggttttatttatttattaaaaaatgacatGAATGATGTTGAATCCATAtaaattgtttactaattcacttcaatttgaatgaaaactagattgattactaaattgcccttacataaataaattattttcatactaattaattgaattaaatttatataataaaattcatctatataaaaatatatacataggttttatttatttattaaaagatggcATAATGAGTGTCAAATGCAGGGCAATGTTGGGATAATTAGAAACAAGGGCATAATTGGTAAATAAAATCCATTCCGGATTCCTCAAGTCACAAGGAATTGAAATACCTCCCTTATGTAGGGAGTCCAATTCATCCAAAATTAGGAGTTGGATTCCTTTATGCGTGTGGACTCCACATGTATTTTGATTTCCTAAGATTACGTAAATAAAGGTGTATCCCGTAATTGGAATCCAATTCTGTAAATTGATTTCGATTATGGGTACGTAAACTTGTCATTGATGTAATCAAGGATCATGTCACGTGACGAGTGCTAAACCCTATACTCCCCGAGACGCGTTCGAATCTGCCTAGATTTGGGGTTGTAGACGTGTAGTTGGAATTGCACGGGTGAAGTTAAAGCATTTATAAAAACCACTCATCAAATGCGTCTTGTATTTGCTGTGTTGTTTTCAAATGCATTTTCCAGCGTAGCCCACAGAATCGGAGTTTCTACAACTTTTATTTGGACGAGACGGATTACCAAGTTTAGTGCTTGGACACTCTGCTGCTTGCGTGTCGGTTCCAAGTTCCAACTCGTGTCAAAGGGATTTTTGGCACGGAAGTCGTGGCAAGAAAAAAAGCCCCACAACATTGGTACTTTTATGCGTGTGTGTGTTCTCATACAACACACAAAAGGGTCATCGCCGAATTCATTTAGTAAGGATTTCGAGGATTTTTTTAATTCTGCTATTTTATTATACATTATACGAtcagaaattttttaaaatatattatttaaaattgaatttaaacagtacttgacgaaaattgatcgtacaatatacaataaacgcTCATGATTAAAGGATTCTTAGAATCCATGAACGAACCCATCCCTGTCTAAAacatgtagagagagaaaggaaaggggggggagagagagagagttttgtaCATCTCCCCCAACGCAACACAACACTCCACTGTAATCTGCCGCGTCACCTTGCActccaaaccctaaaccaaatTTCAGAGCCAAATTTCCGAATACCAAAATATCATAGTCATGACGTGACAGGGTTAATAGTGCATGGAAAAAGAAAGTGGATTTTAAATTTCAGTCACGGGATTTTAATAAGATAATGCTTGTATCCCCATTGTATTCTAACTAGGCATTTACTTATTTCTTCATTTACCATTAACAAATATTTATTATCTGAATAAAATATTCGAAAGCGGTTATTCttttatcatcatctaaagattatatatgcaaaaaaattattcaatttgaagaTCGTTTTATCATTCATACGTATTAAATCAATCAATGATTTTGATAACAAGTAACATTTTTATGATAACATTCATTTGTTTCAAATTGAATAGTTTTTGTTTATGatctttagatgatgataaaaaAATGAACTATTTTGATTATAATATTCAGACGATAAATATGCACAAATTGTAAGTGAAGAACCAAGTAAATTCTTCGAGAGACCTGAACATTATCCATTTGGATATAGTGTTACACAAtgcaacttctttggggttggtTGTTTAGTTTTATGCCTCCAAGAGAACCTGGACTCTTTGTCGACtattaaaaacaatttaagGCATGCGATAGtctttgtgtggtaataaaaaaaaggatgtGAGTTGATAAGTCGgtcttatttttcttaattttttggaaTATCAAGTGGTGAAGGTTCGAACTttccttatttatttaaaatttacttAACAGTCCAGATCGGTTTGACTTGTGTGTA of the Pyrus communis chromosome 1, drPyrComm1.1, whole genome shotgun sequence genome contains:
- the LOC137738097 gene encoding uncharacterized protein isoform X3, whose translation is MATSSKFDLSSGSPDRPLYTSGQRGSHIATALDRSGSFRESMENPILSSLPNMSRSTSAITQGDVTNFFQCLRFDPKLVAAEHKSSRQGDLKRLVSVALSISPDESPSASVKGKLLPSPIPEEIKRVKAGLRESSIKARERVKTFNEALSAFNKVFPSVPSKKRSRTEGFSSERSSSVLSSDRSVLGTNMGKIGIQSHTVTGGFELEQQKSEERTKNSIPNKRTRTSLVDMRMDVRSTSLVRPSVIVDRDREMLRLASSGAVQGEDRNLSNSVDGWEKSKMKKKRSGIKPDASPSMVSSKPIDGYRETKQGMQQRPVNDVRSRSNNDSHGFRPGVTNGAVGVGKSDGILQPTGLGFRSSIPKTEPDNPSLITDKRDRPIGTDKERANHRAVNKASVRDDFNSASPTSSTKMNASVRAPRSGSGVAPKLSPVVNRANVPNDWEISHCTNKPPTAVGANNRKRMSSARSSSPPVAQWAGQRPQKISRTARRSNFVPIVSSNEETTPMDSPCDVTGSDIGLGFTKRLPGSSTQQVKLKADPLSSAALSESEESGAAEIKSRDKGKKTDEIDEKVGQNVQKVSTVVLPSRKNKLVTGEDLGDGVRRQGRTGRGFGSTRALMPMMVEKVGNVGTAKQLRSSRLGFDKSESKAGRPPTRRLSDRKPYTRQKHTAINAAADFVVGSGDGHEELLAAANAVVNSAHCFSSEFWTQMEPYFSLLSDADIAFLKQQGNIESYVTTPAQVPSSVDGSTTVANAHERVECEPRRGDFCPEQFVPGTGDHAAIPLCQTLLAALIAEEDSSSVNEDLTFDSYGVDFNLGAEVESNGLDYQSQDNIQFAGHTAFNGYRITGRPGYDEPEGVVGIPSKAINSDFGHSRNGFLSDPAVMPGLSCSEFQYGNMSFDEKLLLEVQSVGIFPELETEDEGIDEEIRKLEEKHREQISKKKGLLDRLMRSASIAEEFREKELEQRALDKLVGMAYEKYMNSWGPNATGGKSSSNKMAKQASLAFVKRTLDRCREFEKTGKSCFSEPLYRDILLSGTGQAEAIAEGGNASRVSASMGSQPSHSQFSQNADNLSVISSDVLQPLNNLSEQNAGIEETWSNRVKKRELSLDAVGNNIGTANAASGMGGSLTSSAKGKRSERDRDGKGHNREVQSRNGTTKSGRPAVSNVKGERKSKTKPKQKTQLSISVNGLLGKPSGQPKPALPSGSKSGEMTTSNNAKDKDEFSMDVMEDPIDLSHLQLPGMDVLGGPDDIDGQGQDLGSWLNIDDDNLQDHDFMGLEIPMDDLSDLNMMV
- the LOC137738097 gene encoding uncharacterized protein isoform X1 — its product is MATSSKFDLSSGSPDRPLYTSGQRGSHIATALDRSGSFRESMENPILSSLPNMSRSTSAITQGDVTNFFQCLRFDPKLVAAEHKSSRQGDLKRLVSVALSISPDESPSASVKGKLLPSPIPEEIKRVKAGLRESSIKARERVKTFNEALSAFNKVFPSVPSKKRSRTEGFSSERSSSVLSSDRSVLGTNMGKIGIQSHTVTGGFELEQQKSEERTKNSIPNKRTRTSLVDMRMDVRSTSLVRPSVIVDRDREMLRLASSGAVQGEDRNLSNSVDGWEKSKMKKKRSGIKPDASPSMVSSKPIDGYRETKQGMQQRPVNDVRSRSNNDSHGFRPGVTNGAVGVGKSDGILQPTGLGFRSSIPKTEPDNPSLITDKRDRPIGTDKERANHRAVNKASVRDDFNSASPTSSTKMNASVRAPRSGSGVAPKLSPVVNRANVPNDWEISHCTNKPPTAVGANNRKRMSSARSSSPPVAQWAGQRPQKISRTARRSNFVPIVSSNEETTPMDSPCDVTGSDIGLGFTKRLPGSSTQQVKLKADPLSSAALSESEESGAAEIKSRDKGKKTDEIDEKVGQNVQKVSTVVLPSRKNKLVTGEDLGDGVRRQGRTGRGFGSTRALMPMMVEKVGNVGTAKQLRSSRLGFDKSESKAGRPPTRRLSDRKPYTRQKHTAINAAADFVVGSGDGHEELLAAANAVVNSAHCFSSEFWTQMEPYFSLLSDADIAFLKQQGNIESYVTTPAQVPSSVDGSTTVANAHERVECEPRRGDFCPEQFVPGTGDHAAIPLCQTLLAALIAEEDSSSVNEDLTFDSYGVDFNLGAEVESNGLDYQSQDNIQFAGHTAFNGYRITGRPGYDEPEGVVGIPSKAINSDFGHSRNGFLSDPAVMPGLSCSEFQYGNMSFDEKLLLEVQSVGIFPELEPDMTQTEDEGIDEEIRKLEEKHREQISKKKGLLDRLMRSASIAEEFREKELEQRALDKLVGMAYEKYMNSWGPNATGGKSSSNKMAKQASLAFVKRTLDRCREFEKTGKSCFSEPLYRDILLSGTGQAEAIAEGGNASRVSASMGSQPSHSQFSQNADNLSVISSDVLQPLNNLSEQNAGIEETWSNRVKKRELSLDAVGNNIGTANAASGMGGSLTSSAKGKRSERDRDGKGHNREVQSRNGTTKSGRPAVSNVKGERKSKTKPKQKTQLSISVNGLLGKPSGQPKPALPSGSKSGEMTTSNNAKDKDEFSMDVMEDPIDLSHLQLPGMDVLGGPDDIDGQGQDLGSWLNIDDDNLQDHDFMGLEIPMDDLSDLNMMV
- the LOC137738097 gene encoding uncharacterized protein isoform X2, which produces MATSSKFDLSSGSPDRPLYTSGQRGSHIATALDRSGSFRESMENPILSSLPNMSRSTSAITQGDVTNFFQCLRFDPKLVAAEHKSSRQGDLKRLVSVALSISPDESPSASVKGKLLPSPIPEEIKRVKAGLRESSIKARERVKTFNEALSAFNKVFPSVPSKKRSRTEGFSSERSSSVLSSDRSVLGTNMGKIGIQSHTVTGGFELEQQKSEERTKNSIPNKRTRTSLVDMRMDVRSTSLVRPSVIVDRDREMLRLASSGAVQGEDRNLSNSVDGWEKSKMKKKRSGIKPDASPSMVSSKPIDGYRETKQGMQQRPVNDVRSRSNNDSHGFRPGVTNGAVGVGKSDGILQPTGLGFRSSIPKTEPDNPSLITDKRDRPIGTDKERANHRAVNKASVRDDFNSASPTSSTKMNASVRAPRSGSGVAPKLSPVVNRANVPNDWEISHCTNKPPTAVGANNRKRMSSARSSSPPVAQWAGQRPQKISRTARRSNFVPIVSSNEETTPMDSPCDVTGSDIGLGFTKRLPGSSTQQVKLKADPLSSAALSESEESGAAEIKSRDKGKKTDEIDEKVGQNVQKVSTVVLPSRKNKLVTGEDLGDGVRRQGRTGRGFGSTRALMPMMVEKVGNVGTAKQLRSSRLGFDKSESKAGRPPTRRLSDRKPYTRQKHTAINAAADFVGDGHEELLAAANAVVNSAHCFSSEFWTQMEPYFSLLSDADIAFLKQQGNIESYVTTPAQVPSSVDGSTTVANAHERVECEPRRGDFCPEQFVPGTGDHAAIPLCQTLLAALIAEEDSSSVNEDLTFDSYGVDFNLGAEVESNGLDYQSQDNIQFAGHTAFNGYRITGRPGYDEPEGVVGIPSKAINSDFGHSRNGFLSDPAVMPGLSCSEFQYGNMSFDEKLLLEVQSVGIFPELEPDMTQTEDEGIDEEIRKLEEKHREQISKKKGLLDRLMRSASIAEEFREKELEQRALDKLVGMAYEKYMNSWGPNATGGKSSSNKMAKQASLAFVKRTLDRCREFEKTGKSCFSEPLYRDILLSGTGQAEAIAEGGNASRVSASMGSQPSHSQFSQNADNLSVISSDVLQPLNNLSEQNAGIEETWSNRVKKRELSLDAVGNNIGTANAASGMGGSLTSSAKGKRSERDRDGKGHNREVQSRNGTTKSGRPAVSNVKGERKSKTKPKQKTQLSISVNGLLGKPSGQPKPALPSGSKSGEMTTSNNAKDKDEFSMDVMEDPIDLSHLQLPGMDVLGGPDDIDGQGQDLGSWLNIDDDNLQDHDFMGLEIPMDDLSDLNMMV